From Drosophila virilis strain 15010-1051.87 chromosome X, Dvir_AGI_RSII-ME, whole genome shotgun sequence, the proteins below share one genomic window:
- the Pp1-13C gene encoding serine/threonine-protein phosphatase alpha-3 isoform, translating to MAEVLNLDNIIARLLEVRTARPGKNVQLNETEIRGLCLKSREIFLAQPILLELEAPLKICGDIHGQYYDLLRLFEYGGYPPESNYLFLGDYVDRGKQSLETICLLLAYKIKYSENFFLLRGNHECASINRIYGFYDECKRRYSIKLWKTFTDCFNCLPVVAIVDEKIFCCHGGLSPDLTSMEQIKRIMRPTDVPDQGLLCDLLWSDPDKDTIGWGENDRGVSFTFGAEVVGKFLQKHDLDLICRAHQVVEDGYEFFAKRQLVTLFSAPNYCGEFDNAGAMMSVDETLMCSFQILKPVEKRKK from the coding sequence ATGGCCGAGGTGCTAAATCTTGATAATATCATTGCCCGGCTGCTGGAGGTGCGCACAGCCCGGCCCGGCAAGAACGTGCAGCTCAACGAGACGGAGATACGCGGCCTGTGCCTCAAGTCGCGCGAAATATTTCTAGCCCAGCCGATACTGCTCGAGCTGGAGGCGCCGCTCAAGATTTGCGGCGATATACACGGCCAGTACTATGATCTGTTGCGGCTGTTCGAATACGGCGGCTATCCGCCGGAATCGAACTATCTGTTCCTTGGCGACTATGTGGACCGCGGCAAGCAATCGCTGGAGACCatctgcctgctgctggcctATAAGATCAAGTACTCGGAGAACTTCTTTCTGCTGCGCGGCAATCACGAGTGCGCCAGCATCAATCGCATCTATGGATTCTACGATGAGTGCAAGCGACGGTATAGCATTAAATTGTGGAAGACCTTTACGGATTGCTTTAACTGTTTGCCCGTTGTGGCAATTGTCGATGAGAAGATCTTCTGCTGCCATGGCGGACTGAGTCCCGATCTGACCTCCATGGAGCAGATCAAACGGATTATGCGGCCAACGGATGTGCCCGATCAGGGACTGTTGTGCGATCTGCTTTGGTCCGATCCCGATAAGGACACCATTGGCTGGGGTGAAAATGATCGCGGCGTTAGTTTCACCTTTGGCGCTGAGGTTGTTGGCAAATTCCTGCAGAAGCACGATCTAGATCTGATATGCCGAGCCCATCAGGTTGTCGAGGATGGTTACGAGTTTTTTGCCAAACGCCAGCTGGTCACACTGTTCTCGGCGCCAAACTATTGCGGCGAATTCGATAATGCGGGCGCCATGATGTCCGTGGACGAGACACTAATGTGCTCCTTCCAAATTCTGAAGCCCGTCGAGAAGCGTAAGAAATAA